One Polaribacter sp. KT25b DNA segment encodes these proteins:
- a CDS encoding CotH kinase family protein, whose amino-acid sequence MKKITHILMLFLITSTALSQDLYDINTIQKIEIVFAETNWDALLDAEKAGDNNYTEATSVTINGTVFNSVGVKYKGNSSYDRNYAKNPFHIELDTYVDQDYQGYTDIKLSNGFSDPSFVRETIAYNIVNQYMDAPEANYANVYVNGTLIGLYTNTESISKKFVNKHFYSKDNAFFSCSPPDGAGPTSSVLPSLEYLGTNSASYEDGYEIKSDDDEDLTVAVAHWNDLIELTNILNNDISNIENVIDVDMAIWMLALDNVLVNLDSYIGEFKQNYYLYKSDNNQFKPVMWDLNMSFGTFSMTGESSSGGGPGGPGGGPGGGPGGSSSGTLNSTTDKAELDYLLHTDDDSFPLFSKLMEVPKYKRMYLAHYKTILTENISNSNYLTLANDYQTIITTSVTADTNKFYTNAQFSGNINTDYSVGNNTAPGLTNLMSARSTYLLAQSDFTNTQPTISNIASSKDTPTIGDQITLTTTVINTNTDAVYLGYRSDNTLPFTKVLMYDDGAHNDGVSGDNVYGATITVDTDYTQYYVYAENDNIGAFSPAKAAYEFYTINATYTTLNVGDLVINEILASNDSGETDEEGEFEDWVELYNTTSSTLSLDNLYLSDDEDDKLIYQFPTGTLLAPNSYLIVWCDKDEEQGDFHADFKLSAGGESVILSYADGTVLENITFGDQTTDMAYARSPNGTGDFVIQTPTFGIDNDTVLSTETIVSDLNVHFYPNPIQSTLNIESVTSIQSLKVSSILGQVFYNKENLNTTKTEVDFSSLSKGVYFITINKSKIVKIIKQ is encoded by the coding sequence ATGAAAAAAATCACGCATATTTTAATGTTATTTTTAATAACATCAACAGCTTTATCTCAAGATTTGTATGATATAAATACAATTCAAAAGATAGAAATTGTTTTTGCTGAAACTAACTGGGATGCCTTGTTAGATGCAGAAAAAGCTGGAGATAATAATTACACAGAAGCCACATCTGTTACAATAAACGGAACCGTTTTTAATAGTGTAGGTGTAAAATATAAAGGAAATAGTTCTTACGATCGAAATTATGCAAAAAATCCTTTTCATATAGAATTAGATACATATGTAGATCAAGATTATCAAGGATATACAGATATTAAGTTATCTAATGGTTTTTCAGATCCATCTTTTGTAAGAGAAACTATTGCTTACAATATTGTAAATCAATATATGGATGCCCCAGAAGCAAATTATGCAAATGTATATGTAAACGGTACTTTAATTGGTTTGTACACAAATACTGAGTCGATTTCTAAGAAATTTGTAAATAAGCATTTTTACTCTAAAGACAATGCATTTTTTAGTTGTAGTCCTCCGGATGGTGCAGGGCCAACTTCTTCAGTTTTGCCTAGTTTAGAATATTTAGGAACCAATTCTGCAAGTTATGAAGATGGTTATGAAATAAAATCTGATGACGATGAAGATTTAACTGTTGCAGTTGCACATTGGAATGATTTAATTGAATTAACTAATATTTTAAATAATGATATATCTAATATAGAGAATGTAATTGATGTAGATATGGCTATTTGGATGTTAGCTTTAGATAATGTTTTGGTAAATCTAGATAGTTATATAGGAGAATTTAAACAAAATTATTATTTATATAAAAGTGATAATAACCAATTTAAACCTGTTATGTGGGATTTGAATATGTCTTTTGGTACTTTTAGTATGACAGGAGAATCTAGTTCTGGTGGAGGACCAGGAGGACCGGGTGGTGGACCCGGCGGAGGACCAGGTGGTTCAAGTAGTGGAACTCTAAATAGTACTACAGATAAAGCAGAATTAGATTATTTATTACATACTGACGATGATAGTTTTCCTTTGTTTTCTAAATTAATGGAAGTGCCAAAATATAAAAGAATGTATTTAGCACATTATAAAACTATATTAACAGAAAATATAAGTAATTCTAATTATTTAACTTTAGCTAATGATTACCAGACAATTATTACAACTTCGGTAACTGCGGATACAAATAAATTTTATACAAATGCACAATTTTCTGGAAACATTAATACTGATTATAGTGTAGGTAATAATACTGCTCCTGGTTTAACCAATTTAATGTCTGCCAGAAGTACTTATTTGTTGGCTCAATCAGATTTTACAAATACCCAACCAACTATTAGTAATATTGCTTCGTCTAAAGATACACCAACTATTGGAGATCAAATTACTTTAACAACTACAGTCATAAATACTAATACTGATGCGGTTTATCTTGGATATAGATCTGATAATACTTTGCCATTTACAAAAGTTTTAATGTATGATGATGGTGCTCATAATGATGGTGTTTCGGGAGATAATGTTTATGGAGCAACTATAACTGTAGATACCGATTATACACAATATTATGTATATGCAGAAAACGATAATATTGGTGCTTTTTCTCCGGCAAAAGCAGCATATGAATTTTACACAATAAATGCTACTTACACAACTTTAAATGTTGGTGATTTAGTAATAAATGAAATTTTAGCTTCTAATGATTCAGGTGAAACAGATGAAGAAGGAGAATTTGAAGATTGGGTAGAGTTATATAATACTACAAGTTCAACGTTAAGTTTAGATAATTTGTATTTATCTGATGATGAAGATGATAAATTGATATATCAATTTCCTACTGGAACTTTATTAGCTCCTAATAGTTATTTAATTGTTTGGTGTGATAAAGATGAAGAACAAGGAGATTTTCACGCAGATTTTAAATTATCAGCAGGAGGTGAGAGTGTTATTTTATCTTATGCTGATGGTACAGTTTTAGAGAATATTACTTTTGGTGATCAAACAACAGATATGGCGTATGCTAGAAGTCCAAACGGAACAGGAGATTTTGTAATTCAAACTCCAACTTTTGGAATTGATAATGATACCGTTTTATCAACTGAAACAATAGTTTCTGATTTAAATGTTCATTTTTATCCAAATCCAATTCAATCAACTTTAAATATTGAAAGTGTAACGTCAATTCAATCTTTAAAAGTTAGTTCTATTCTAGGGCAAGTATTCTATAACAAAGAAAATTTAAACACTACAAAAACAGAAGTAGATTTTTCTAGTTTGTCAAAAGGAGTTTATTTTATTACCATAAATAAATCAAAAATAGTTAAAATAATTAAGCAGTAA
- a CDS encoding Tex family protein, with the protein MQLLSYIIEKTQLSSKSIENTISLLNKEATIPFISRYRKEMTGNLDEIQIGEIVKYKEIFEALEKRKKAILKALEEQGVLTDELTQKVKSTKDLIALEDLYLPFKKKRKTKAETARLQGLEPLAKMIMSQRVNNLEHTASKFTSNEVETIQIALEGARFIIAEWINERTDIRTNIRRELERFATISSKVIKTKIEDEKAQKFKDYFEWNEALKNIPSHRLLAILRAEKEGFIRVKIEIDSEKAIQKMEDRIIRTQNECTSQIQIATKDAYKRLLFPSLSNEALSLAKEKADENAITVFSKNLKQLLLVSPLGEKRVLAIDPGFRSGCKIVCLNAQGDLEHNETIYPHAPQNNLIEAIKKISFLADAHKIDAIAIGNGTASRETEQFVKKIQFKNPVDIFVVSEAGASIYSASKIARDEFPNFDVTVRGAISIGRRLQDPLAELVKIDAKSIGVGQYQHDVDQSKLKKSLDTVVESCVNTIGININTASESLLSYVSGIGPKIAQNIIIYRNESGSFTSRTAIKKVPSLGAKAFEQAAGFLRIKNAKNPLDDSAVHPENYALVDKIAKDNKKNVSDFIGNKELLNKIQLKNYISKTVGLPTLEDIIKELEKPGLDPRAKAKVFSFDATIKTIDDLRIGQLLPGIVNNITNFGCFVNIGIKESGLIHVSNLSDTFVKDVNAIVSLQQQIIAKVIEVDVVRKRIQLALVK; encoded by the coding sequence ATGCAGTTACTTTCTTATATAATTGAAAAAACACAACTTTCATCTAAATCTATAGAAAACACAATTTCTCTATTAAATAAAGAAGCTACCATTCCTTTTATTTCTAGATATAGAAAGGAAATGACAGGTAATTTAGACGAAATTCAAATTGGAGAAATTGTAAAATATAAAGAAATTTTTGAAGCTTTAGAAAAACGCAAAAAAGCTATTTTAAAAGCATTAGAAGAACAAGGTGTTTTAACTGATGAATTAACTCAAAAAGTAAAATCAACTAAAGATTTAATTGCTTTAGAAGATTTGTATTTACCATTTAAGAAAAAGCGCAAAACTAAAGCAGAAACTGCACGTTTACAAGGTTTAGAACCGTTGGCAAAAATGATAATGAGTCAACGAGTAAATAATTTAGAACATACCGCTTCTAAATTTACATCCAACGAAGTTGAAACTATACAAATTGCTTTAGAAGGTGCTCGTTTTATTATTGCAGAATGGATAAATGAACGCACAGATATCCGTACTAATATTAGACGTGAATTAGAACGTTTTGCTACTATTTCATCCAAAGTAATAAAGACTAAAATTGAGGATGAAAAAGCACAAAAATTTAAAGATTATTTTGAATGGAATGAAGCTTTAAAAAACATTCCTTCTCACAGATTATTAGCAATTTTAAGAGCAGAAAAGGAAGGTTTTATTCGTGTTAAAATAGAAATTGACTCAGAAAAAGCCATTCAGAAAATGGAAGACAGAATTATTAGAACTCAAAATGAGTGTACTTCTCAAATTCAAATTGCAACTAAAGATGCTTATAAAAGATTATTGTTTCCTTCTTTATCAAATGAAGCTTTATCACTTGCAAAAGAAAAAGCAGACGAAAATGCAATTACTGTTTTTTCTAAAAACCTAAAACAATTACTTTTAGTAAGTCCTTTAGGCGAAAAAAGAGTTTTAGCAATCGATCCTGGGTTTAGATCTGGTTGTAAAATTGTGTGTTTAAATGCACAAGGAGATTTAGAACACAATGAAACTATTTATCCGCATGCGCCGCAAAACAATTTAATTGAAGCTATTAAAAAAATTAGTTTTCTAGCCGATGCTCATAAAATTGACGCAATTGCAATTGGAAACGGAACAGCTTCCAGAGAAACAGAACAATTTGTTAAAAAAATTCAGTTTAAAAATCCTGTGGATATTTTTGTAGTAAGTGAAGCTGGTGCGTCTATTTATTCTGCTTCAAAAATTGCAAGAGACGAATTTCCTAATTTTGATGTTACTGTTCGTGGAGCAATTTCTATAGGACGAAGATTACAAGATCCTTTGGCAGAATTGGTTAAAATTGATGCAAAATCTATTGGTGTTGGGCAATATCAGCATGATGTAGATCAATCAAAATTAAAAAAATCTTTAGATACTGTTGTAGAAAGTTGTGTAAATACAATCGGAATTAACATTAACACTGCAAGTGAATCTTTATTGAGTTATGTATCTGGAATCGGTCCAAAGATTGCTCAAAACATTATTATTTATAGAAATGAAAGCGGTTCTTTTACTTCAAGAACTGCTATAAAAAAAGTACCAAGTTTAGGTGCAAAAGCTTTTGAACAAGCTGCTGGATTTTTACGAATTAAAAATGCAAAAAATCCTTTGGATGATTCTGCTGTGCATCCAGAAAATTATGCTTTGGTTGATAAAATTGCTAAAGACAACAAAAAAAATGTTTCTGATTTTATTGGGAACAAAGAATTATTAAATAAAATTCAGTTAAAAAATTATATTTCAAAAACGGTAGGTTTACCAACTTTAGAAGATATTATAAAGGAGTTAGAAAAACCAGGTTTAGACCCAAGAGCTAAAGCAAAAGTGTTTTCTTTTGATGCAACTATTAAAACTATAGACGACTTAAGAATTGGACAATTATTACCAGGAATTGTAAATAACATTACCAATTTTGGTTGTTTTGTAAATATCGGAATTAAAGAAAGTGGTTTAATTCACGTTTCTAATTTATCAGATACTTTTGTAAAAGATGTAAATGCAATTGTATCTTTACAACAACAAATTATTGCAAAAGTTATTGAAGTTGATGTGGTTAGAAAGCGAATTCAATTGGCTTTGGTGAAGTAA
- a CDS encoding GNAT family N-acetyltransferase, with protein MKIRLSKIEDIPKIMQIIEDAKTYLASQNIDQWQNGYPNSAQVESDILKEESYVVINNENKIIATSMFTTNPEPTYKTIDGNWLIDETKTYGVIHRMAIKKEFRKFGLATFLFDEFHLQLLEKNIKSLKIDTHEDNLGMQSLIKKLGYKYCGIIYTNYNAKRLAFEKIIS; from the coding sequence ATGAAAATAAGACTTTCTAAAATTGAAGATATTCCTAAAATTATGCAAATTATTGAAGATGCTAAAACTTATTTAGCATCACAAAATATAGATCAATGGCAAAATGGATATCCAAATTCAGCACAAGTAGAAAGTGATATTTTAAAAGAAGAAAGTTATGTTGTTATTAATAATGAAAATAAAATAATAGCAACTTCGATGTTTACAACAAACCCAGAACCAACTTATAAAACTATAGATGGAAATTGGTTAATTGATGAAACCAAAACATACGGAGTTATTCATAGAATGGCAATAAAAAAAGAGTTCAGAAAATTTGGATTGGCAACATTTCTGTTTGATGAATTTCACCTACAATTACTAGAAAAGAATATCAAAAGTCTAAAAATTGATACACATGAAGACAATCTTGGAATGCAATCTTTAATTAAAAAATTAGGCTACAAATATTGTGGAATTATTTACACCAATTACAACGCAAAAAGATTGGCTTTTGAGAAAATAATTTCTTAA
- a CDS encoding type IA DNA topoisomerase, translating into MKVCIAEKPSVAREIANILGANTKRDGFYEGNGYAVTYTFGHLCTLLEPKDYKPHWKSWDLNNLPMLPERFDTKVTGDSGIKKQFNIVKSLFEKATVVINCGDAGTEGELIQRWVINQCNYKGEVKRLWISSLTEEAIKEGFNNLKPSEKYDNLYYAGYSRAIGDWLLGLNATRLYTVKFGGFKQVLSVGRVQTPTLAMLVNRYLEIQNFKPEPYWELQTTYRNTLFNYEDGRFVKEEDGKILADKVKQSNFEIVSVIKKKGKDYAPKLFDLTGLQVYCNNKFSFSADETLKIVQKLYEMKVVTYPRVDTTFLPNDVYPKVAGILSKLTNYSQLTQPLLEKKIKKSKRVFDDKKVTDHHAIIPTGIEAHLQYNQQQVYDIITRRFIAVFYPDSDVSNTSVIGKADKVTFKTTGKEILTKGWRVAFETQESKIKKELNEAQTLPSFVKGEKGPHEPSFLQKETKPPRNFTEASLLRAMETAGKQVDDDEMRELMKENGIGRPSTRASIIETLFRRKYIERKKKLVLPTQTGIDLINIIDNELLKSAELTGRWEKRLKEIERGEFNAGTFINNMKKMVDELVYEVRSNTSRKRISSNTTVSSNAVENSSKSNPKAKTKKQVAGKTCPKCKKGHILKGTSAFGCSEYKNNCDFKIPFEIYGKKVSENQIIRLLDKGCTTNLKGFVLEDKKVEGLIRFDNDFNLKLEPKEKTVTSSPVEKSSDKISCPKCKKGTVLRGKTAYGCSNHKIGCDFRFSFDDIKKMANGKPLTKELVLKIISN; encoded by the coding sequence TTGAAAGTCTGTATTGCCGAGAAACCAAGTGTAGCAAGAGAAATTGCTAATATTCTAGGAGCCAACACAAAACGTGATGGTTTCTACGAAGGAAATGGCTATGCAGTAACCTACACTTTTGGACATTTATGCACGCTTTTAGAACCCAAAGACTACAAACCACATTGGAAAAGTTGGGATTTAAACAATTTACCAATGTTGCCAGAACGTTTTGACACCAAAGTTACTGGCGATTCTGGAATTAAAAAACAATTTAATATTGTAAAATCATTATTTGAAAAAGCAACTGTTGTTATAAATTGTGGGGATGCTGGTACAGAAGGAGAATTGATTCAACGTTGGGTAATTAACCAATGTAATTATAAAGGAGAGGTAAAACGACTTTGGATTTCTTCTCTTACAGAAGAAGCTATTAAAGAAGGTTTTAACAATTTAAAACCATCAGAAAAATACGATAATCTATATTATGCAGGTTATTCTAGAGCAATTGGAGATTGGCTTTTAGGTTTAAATGCAACTCGTTTATACACTGTTAAATTTGGCGGATTTAAACAAGTTTTATCCGTTGGTAGAGTGCAAACTCCTACTCTAGCAATGTTAGTAAATCGGTATTTAGAAATTCAGAATTTTAAACCAGAACCTTATTGGGAATTGCAAACTACCTATAGAAATACACTTTTTAATTATGAAGATGGTCGTTTTGTAAAAGAAGAAGATGGTAAAATTTTAGCAGATAAAGTTAAACAATCTAATTTTGAAATCGTTTCTGTAATCAAAAAGAAAGGAAAAGATTACGCACCAAAACTTTTTGATTTAACAGGATTACAAGTATATTGTAATAATAAATTTTCTTTTTCTGCTGATGAAACTTTAAAAATTGTACAAAAATTGTATGAAATGAAAGTAGTTACATATCCAAGAGTTGACACTACTTTTCTACCAAATGATGTGTATCCAAAAGTTGCAGGAATTTTATCTAAATTAACAAATTACAGCCAATTAACTCAACCACTTTTAGAAAAGAAAATTAAAAAGTCTAAACGTGTTTTTGATGATAAAAAGGTAACAGATCACCACGCGATAATTCCAACTGGTATCGAAGCTCATTTGCAATACAATCAGCAACAAGTTTACGATATTATAACAAGAAGATTTATTGCTGTTTTTTATCCAGATTCTGATGTTTCTAATACTTCTGTAATTGGTAAAGCAGACAAAGTTACTTTTAAAACTACTGGTAAAGAAATACTTACAAAAGGTTGGCGAGTTGCTTTTGAAACACAAGAAAGTAAGATTAAAAAAGAATTAAATGAAGCGCAAACTTTACCATCTTTTGTAAAAGGAGAAAAAGGACCACATGAACCTTCTTTTTTACAAAAGGAAACAAAACCTCCAAGAAATTTTACAGAAGCAAGTTTACTACGCGCCATGGAAACTGCAGGAAAGCAAGTAGATGATGATGAAATGCGCGAGTTAATGAAAGAAAACGGAATTGGAAGACCTTCTACAAGAGCAAGTATTATTGAAACTTTATTTAGACGAAAATATATAGAGAGAAAGAAAAAACTTGTTTTACCAACTCAAACTGGTATTGACTTAATTAATATTATTGATAACGAACTTTTAAAATCTGCTGAATTAACTGGTAGATGGGAAAAACGGTTAAAAGAAATTGAAAGAGGAGAATTCAATGCAGGAACTTTTATTAACAACATGAAAAAAATGGTTGATGAATTGGTATATGAAGTTCGTTCTAACACTTCTAGAAAACGTATTTCTTCGAATACAACTGTCAGTTCGAACGCAGTTGAGAACTCTTCAAAATCAAACCCCAAAGCAAAAACAAAAAAACAAGTTGCAGGTAAAACCTGCCCTAAATGTAAAAAAGGACATATTTTAAAAGGAACATCTGCTTTTGGTTGTTCTGAATATAAAAATAACTGTGATTTTAAAATTCCGTTTGAAATTTACGGAAAGAAAGTTTCTGAAAATCAAATTATAAGATTGCTTGATAAAGGTTGTACTACCAACCTAAAGGGTTTTGTTTTAGAGGATAAAAAAGTGGAAGGATTAATTCGTTTTGATAATGATTTTAATTTAAAATTAGAACCAAAAGAAAAAACTGTCACTTCGAGCCCAGTCGAGAAGTCTTCTGATAAAATTTCTTGCCCAAAATGTAAAAAAGGTACAGTTTTAAGAGGTAAAACAGCTTATGGTTGCTCTAATCACAAAATTGGATGCGATTTTAGATTTTCATTTGACGATATCAAAAAAATGGCTAATGGAAAACCATTGACTAAAGAATTGGTTCTAAAAATTATAAGTAATTAA
- a CDS encoding lamin tail domain-containing protein: MKKITQLLMLFLITFSAFSQDSYKIESSISTIKAGELVINEIMASNTKTASDQDGEFDDWIELYNNSNQTLSLDNLYLSDDSTNLTAWQFPAGLTIEAGDYLIVWCDKDDEQSGLHADIKFSLGGESAILSYGDDNSIIENITFGVQQDDMSYARNPNGTGDFVIQSPTFESNNNSGQEGEEYDKIAEGDLVINEIMASNTLTVTDQDGEYDDWLELYNNSTKTLSLDNLYLSDDFSALTTWRFPSGLTISPGSYLTVWCDKDDTQAGLHADIKFSSNGENAILSYGDADSIIESVSFGEQIDDKSYARRPNGTGDFVIQSATFESNNNSGVIVDDEEEEFDKIIAGELVINEIMASNETTVTDQDGEYEDWIELYNNSSKTLSLDNLFLTDDSTVLTTWKFPTGITIEAGGYLIVWCDKDDTQAGLHADIKFSLTGESAILSYGDEDSIIENVTFGLQQTDMGYARVPNGTGNFQIQSPTYNANNGNNLSVNDKENSLNFNFYPNPVKSILNIESSTNQIESLKVSSILGQVIFNNQNINTTKTTVDLSSYSKGIYLVTINNLEVIKVIKE; this comes from the coding sequence ATGAAAAAAATTACTCAACTATTAATGCTATTTTTAATAACGTTTTCTGCATTCTCACAAGATTCTTATAAAATTGAATCATCAATATCAACAATAAAAGCTGGAGAATTGGTTATTAATGAAATAATGGCTTCTAATACAAAAACAGCTTCAGATCAAGATGGGGAGTTTGATGATTGGATAGAACTTTATAATAATAGTAATCAAACTCTTAGTTTAGATAATTTATATTTATCTGACGATTCTACAAATTTAACAGCTTGGCAGTTTCCTGCTGGACTAACTATAGAAGCAGGTGATTATTTAATTGTTTGGTGTGATAAAGATGATGAACAAAGTGGATTGCATGCAGACATTAAATTTTCTTTAGGAGGAGAAAGTGCAATTTTATCTTATGGTGATGATAATTCTATCATTGAAAACATAACGTTTGGTGTGCAACAAGATGATATGTCTTATGCAAGAAACCCAAATGGAACTGGAGATTTTGTAATTCAATCTCCTACTTTTGAATCAAATAATAATAGTGGGCAAGAAGGTGAAGAATATGATAAAATTGCAGAAGGTGATTTAGTTATTAATGAGATAATGGCTTCTAATACTTTAACTGTTACAGATCAAGATGGTGAATATGATGATTGGTTAGAACTTTATAATAACAGTACAAAAACTCTAAGTCTTGACAATTTATATCTTTCTGATGATTTTTCAGCATTAACAACTTGGAGATTTCCTTCAGGATTAACTATTAGTCCTGGTAGTTATTTAACTGTTTGGTGTGATAAAGATGACACACAAGCTGGTTTACATGCAGATATTAAATTTTCTTCAAATGGAGAAAATGCTATTTTATCTTATGGAGATGCAGATTCTATTATAGAAAGCGTTTCATTTGGTGAACAGATAGATGATAAATCTTATGCAAGAAGACCAAATGGAACAGGAGATTTTGTAATTCAATCTGCTACTTTTGAATCTAACAATAACAGTGGTGTTATAGTGGATGATGAAGAGGAAGAGTTTGATAAAATTATAGCAGGTGAACTTGTAATTAATGAGATTATGGCAAGTAATGAAACTACTGTAACGGATCAAGATGGAGAATATGAAGATTGGATAGAGCTGTATAATAATAGTTCTAAAACTCTTAGTTTAGATAATTTATTTCTTACTGATGATTCTACTGTATTAACAACTTGGAAATTTCCTACTGGTATTACAATAGAAGCAGGTGGTTATTTAATTGTGTGGTGTGATAAAGATGACACACAAGCTGGTTTACATGCTGATATTAAATTTTCTTTGACTGGTGAAAGCGCAATTTTATCTTATGGTGATGAGGATTCTATTATTGAAAACGTAACTTTTGGGCTGCAGCAAACAGATATGGGGTATGCAAGAGTGCCAAATGGTACTGGGAATTTTCAAATTCAATCACCTACTTATAATGCTAATAACGGAAATAACCTTTCTGTAAATGATAAAGAAAATAGTTTAAATTTTAATTTTTACCCTAATCCTGTAAAATCAATTTTAAATATTGAAAGTAGTACAAATCAAATAGAATCTTTAAAGGTTAGTTCTATATTGGGGCAAGTAATTTTTAATAATCAAAACATAAATACAACAAAAACAACAGTAGATTTATCAAGTTATTCAAAAGGAATTTATTTGGTAACTATAAATAATTTAGAAGTAATTAAAGTAATTAAGGAATAA
- the lysA gene encoding diaminopimelate decarboxylase, with protein MERTQLLELAHKYGSPLYVYDTDKIESQYNRLTDAFSSVKNLKLNYAVKALSNINILKFFKNLGAGLDTVSIQEVQLCLTTGIDPKKIIYTPNGVSLTEIEEVAKLGVQINIDNLSILEIFGQKHPEIPVCVRINPHIMAGGNSKISVGHIDSKFGISIHQVPHIKRVVENTGMNINGIHMHTGSDILDIDTFIRATEILFDVAKQFENIDFIDFGSGFKVPYKEGDISTDIEQLGLQLSERFNDFCVEYGKEITLMFEPGKFLVSEAGSFLAKVNVVKQTTSTVFAHVDSGFNHLVRPMMYNSYHHITNISNPEGRDRYYSVVGYICETDTFASNRRIAEISEEDVLCFHNAGAYCFSMASNYNSRYLPAEVMVYNGKDYLIRKRQTLKDILNNQEVIDFSKENKTSKDQKIEA; from the coding sequence GTGGAAAGAACACAACTTTTAGAGTTAGCACACAAATACGGAAGTCCTTTGTATGTTTACGATACAGACAAAATTGAATCTCAATATAACAGATTAACGGATGCTTTTAGTAGCGTAAAAAATTTAAAATTAAATTATGCTGTAAAGGCACTTTCAAACATCAATATTTTAAAATTCTTTAAAAATTTAGGCGCTGGTTTAGATACCGTTTCTATACAAGAAGTTCAATTATGTTTAACAACAGGCATTGATCCGAAGAAAATAATCTATACACCAAACGGCGTTTCTTTAACAGAAATTGAAGAAGTTGCAAAACTAGGTGTTCAAATTAATATTGATAACCTTTCTATTTTAGAAATTTTTGGACAAAAACATCCAGAAATTCCTGTTTGTGTGCGTATCAATCCGCATATTATGGCAGGTGGAAATTCTAAAATTTCTGTGGGTCATATCGATTCTAAATTCGGAATTTCGATTCATCAAGTTCCGCATATAAAACGTGTTGTAGAAAATACAGGTATGAATATTAACGGAATTCACATGCATACTGGTTCTGATATTTTAGATATTGATACTTTTATACGTGCTACAGAAATTTTGTTTGATGTTGCTAAACAATTTGAAAACATAGATTTTATCGATTTTGGAAGTGGTTTTAAAGTGCCTTATAAAGAAGGAGATATTTCTACGGATATTGAACAATTAGGTTTGCAATTATCAGAAAGATTTAATGATTTTTGCGTAGAATATGGTAAAGAAATTACATTAATGTTTGAGCCTGGAAAATTTTTAGTTTCTGAAGCTGGTTCATTTTTAGCCAAAGTAAATGTTGTAAAACAAACAACTTCAACAGTTTTTGCCCATGTAGATTCTGGTTTTAATCATTTGGTTAGACCAATGATGTACAATTCTTACCATCATATTACAAATATTTCTAATCCAGAAGGAAGAGATCGTTATTATTCTGTGGTAGGTTATATTTGTGAAACCGATACTTTTGCATCTAACAGAAGAATTGCAGAAATTTCTGAAGAAGATGTATTATGTTTTCACAATGCAGGAGCATATTGTTTTTCGATGGCTTCTAACTACAATTCTCGTTATTTACCTGCAGAAGTTATGGTTTATAATGGAAAAGATTACTTAATTAGAAAAAGACAAACGTTAAAAGACATTCTTAACAATCAAGAAGTTATTGATTTTTCTAAAGAAAATAAAACGTCTAAAGATCAAAAAATAGAAGCTTAA
- a CDS encoding fumarylacetoacetate hydrolase family protein, whose protein sequence is MKILGIGSNYVTDIKDIEEKKKGKKFIFSKPESSLAVNCDVVYPSAITNQLIYEVELVVKIGKEGKNISKEEANSYISEIAVGIDYTATDILKDARETKHPWDFAKGFDGAAPISSFKPVSDYNLGDIDFELKINGQEKQKSNTAYMINDFADIIVFISKYMTLQPGDLIFTGTPALGKGEIFKGDKLQCYVNGELLLDFKMI, encoded by the coding sequence ATGAAAATATTAGGAATAGGAAGTAACTACGTTACTGATATAAAAGACATTGAAGAAAAAAAGAAAGGTAAAAAATTTATTTTTTCTAAGCCAGAAAGTAGTTTAGCTGTTAACTGCGATGTTGTTTACCCTAGTGCTATTACCAACCAATTAATTTACGAAGTAGAACTGGTTGTTAAAATTGGTAAAGAAGGGAAAAACATCAGCAAAGAAGAGGCAAATTCTTATATTTCTGAAATTGCAGTAGGAATCGATTACACTGCAACAGATATTTTAAAAGACGCTAGAGAAACTAAACATCCTTGGGATTTTGCAAAAGGTTTTGATGGCGCAGCTCCTATTTCTAGTTTCAAACCAGTTTCTGACTATAATTTAGGGGATATTGATTTCGAATTAAAAATTAATGGACAAGAAAAACAAAAAAGTAATACAGCTTACATGATTAATGATTTTGCTGATATTATTGTATTTATTTCTAAATATATGACGTTACAACCTGGAGATTTAATTTTTACAGGTACACCTGCTTTAGGTAAAGGAGAAATTTTTAAAGGAGATAAATTACAATGTTATGTAAATGGTGAATTATTGTTAGATTTTAAAATGATTTAA